One segment of Arvicanthis niloticus isolate mArvNil1 chromosome 5, mArvNil1.pat.X, whole genome shotgun sequence DNA contains the following:
- the LOC117708703 gene encoding PRAME family member 12-like: MSTYNPPTLEQLALEMLVRNDAIDFSDLEYLPIMLFPPLFIEAFNRKRTELLKATVAAWPFSYLPVGPLLKSADVEMMQAVLDGIDLLMTQNVPPRRKLQVLDLRDVHQDFWDAWAGREDGACSPDTLRKKQGPESLPTYALTKRLQVVTYLNLYYSLEEDQKCLLQWAKKNGDSLQLICQKMTICVFPMEIIKEVLNIFQPIYIEELEICTPEVLPFLSLFPHFLGQMRNITKFNLHQIDFQYTVVDTVTDVKKCSAEFFSQLAKLDHLQSLYLNCSFIPNDNMEILFRCLKSPLESLSMSFCRLSMSDLEHMSKCQSLYQLKQLHFNAVVFSESCFKSLRILLENVSETLQSLQFEHCRMKDSHLKVLLPALSQCSQLNSINFYYNDFSTPVLKDLLQCMANLNNLTVEVYPAPKECYDPLGDVVVERFFQLCPELLQMLMSKRQPQKFMFATATCPHCLGCCVYERVPSPCLCWEVIED, from the exons ATGAGCACCTACAACCCTCCCACACTGGAGCAGCTGGCACTGGAGATGCTGGTGAGGAATGATGCCATAGACTTCTCTGATCTGGAATACCTGCCCATTATgctcttcccaccactcttcaTAGAGGCATTCAATAGGAAACGCACAGAGTTATTGAAGGCAACGGTGGCAGCCTGGCCCTTTTCCTACCTCCCTGTGGGACCATTACTGAAATCTGCTGATGTGGAGATGATGCAAGCTGTGCTGGATGGCATAGATCTACTGATGACCCAGAATGTTCCTCCCAG GAGGAAGCTACAAGTGTTAGACTTGAGAGATGTGCATCAGGATTTCTGGGATGCATGggctggaagagaagatggagcgTGCTCACCAGATACTTTGAGAAAGAAGCAAGGCCCAGAGAGTCTTCCTACTTATGCATTGACAAAACGATTGCAGGTGGTCACTTACCTGAACCTCTACTACTCTTTGGAAGAAGACCAAAAGTGCTTGCTCCAGTGGGCCAAGAAGAACGGTGACTCTTTGCAGCTAATCTGTCAGAAGATGACAATTTGTGTCTTCCCCATGGAGATTATTAAGGAGGTCTTGAATATTTTCCAGCCAATCTATATTGAGGAATTGGAAATATGCACACCTGAGGTACTGCCATTCCTAAGTTTATTTCCACATTTCCTTGGCCAGATGAGAAATATTACCAAATTCAATCTACATCAAATTGACTTCC AATATACTGTTGTGGATACAGTGACAGATGTAAAAAAGTGTTCTGCAGAATTCTTTTCTCAGCTTGCCAAACTCGACCATCTCCAGAGTCTCTATTTGAATTGTTCCTTCATTCCCAATGACAACATGGAAATTTTGTTCAG ATGTCTGAAGAGCCCCTTGGAGTCCTTGTCTATGTCTTTCTGCCGACTCTCGATGTCAGACCTGGAACACATGTCAAAGTGTCAGAGCCTCTATCAACTGAAACAACTGCACTTCAATGCTGTAGTGTTTTCTGAGTCATGTTTCAAGAGTCTCCGAATTCTCCTAGAGAATGTATCTGAAACTCTGCAGAGTCTGCAGTTTGAGCACTGCAGAATGAAGGACTCTCATCTCAAAGTCCTCTTGCCAGCCCTGAGCCAGTGCTCACAGCTCAACagtattaatttttactataACGACTTCTCCACTCCTGTACTGAAGGACCTTCTGCAATGCATGGCCAATCTGAACAACTTGACTGTAGAGGTGTACCCTGCCCCAAAAGAGTGCTATGATCCCCTGGGTGATGTTGTGGTGGAGAGGTTTTTTCAACTGTGTCCTGAGCTGCTACAAATGCTCATGTCCAAAAGGCAGCCCCAAAAATTCATGTTTGCTACAGCCACCTGCCCTCATTGTTTGGGATGCTGTGTCTATGAAAGGGTTCCCAGCCCTTGCCTTTGTTGGGAGGTAATAGAAGATTGA